A portion of the Pseudomonas synxantha BG33R genome contains these proteins:
- a CDS encoding PLP-dependent aminotransferase family protein, producing MNLRGERQSDFAYQAVYRYMINLINEVSLETPVKLPSLRQLSTRMNVSISTIQYAYSLLEKEGRVYSVAKSGYFAWPVAANPPVMAGADLLERLYAAARRPTMVVLSGDEPALLGSLDGALLALERQLVRRYPHHLQPSQPSGVWELRAALAARYTSSPSHCWQADEVYIGADLQGVLQILIDTLGLEGTVVLAESPCDYLVLRLLQSAGVRVIELPWHADGSFDLATFEHLLKHEPVHLVLLSSVVSMPSGNALTLPERLQVAHLLERHACWLLENDTFGELSFASSQTALRNLVNPQRLIVFSSFEKVLGPEAPFGYLLTQQMGSELQRQFLLRSFRLSSIRQRAIARLYESGRLDQHLQTLCQRLQEQAQAMSHRLDVHMQGRVSYRMPIAGASFWLQSVAPVDMRLVFQRMLAQQVVIAPGELFSLLGLHHQHMRLSHTFSGHPNLDIVLNALAQALLQAQTD from the coding sequence ATGAACCTGAGGGGAGAGCGGCAGTCTGACTTCGCGTATCAGGCGGTGTACCGCTACATGATCAACCTGATCAACGAAGTCAGCCTGGAAACGCCGGTCAAGTTGCCGTCGTTGCGTCAGTTGTCGACACGGATGAACGTGTCGATCTCGACGATTCAGTACGCTTACTCTTTGCTGGAAAAGGAAGGGCGGGTCTACTCGGTGGCCAAGTCTGGCTATTTCGCCTGGCCGGTGGCGGCAAACCCGCCGGTCATGGCGGGCGCCGACTTGCTTGAGCGGCTGTATGCGGCGGCGCGACGACCAACCATGGTTGTGCTCAGTGGTGATGAGCCGGCGTTGTTGGGTTCACTGGATGGCGCTTTGCTTGCGCTGGAGCGCCAGCTGGTGCGCAGGTATCCACACCACCTGCAACCGTCGCAACCTAGTGGTGTATGGGAATTACGGGCGGCATTGGCGGCCCGTTATACCTCGTCGCCTAGCCATTGCTGGCAGGCCGACGAGGTGTATATCGGCGCCGATCTTCAGGGCGTACTGCAAATCCTGATCGACACGCTTGGCCTCGAGGGCACGGTGGTGCTGGCTGAATCGCCCTGCGATTACCTGGTCTTGCGCCTGTTACAGAGCGCTGGCGTGCGGGTTATCGAACTGCCCTGGCACGCCGATGGCAGCTTCGACTTGGCCACGTTCGAGCACCTGCTCAAGCACGAACCGGTGCACCTTGTGCTGCTGTCCTCCGTGGTCAGCATGCCCTCGGGTAATGCGCTGACGCTACCCGAACGGCTGCAAGTAGCGCATTTGCTGGAGCGGCATGCCTGTTGGTTGCTGGAAAACGACACGTTTGGCGAGCTGAGCTTCGCGTCGTCGCAGACGGCTTTGCGCAACCTGGTCAACCCACAGCGGCTGATTGTGTTTTCTTCGTTCGAAAAGGTGTTAGGGCCAGAAGCGCCGTTTGGGTACCTACTGACGCAGCAAATGGGCAGTGAGTTGCAGCGCCAGTTTTTGCTGCGCTCATTTCGACTTTCATCCATTCGGCAACGCGCCATTGCTCGGCTTTATGAGAGCGGGCGGTTGGATCAGCACTTGCAGACGTTATGCCAGCGCCTTCAGGAACAGGCGCAAGCCATGAGCCATCGGTTGGATGTGCATATGCAAGGGCGTGTGAGTTATCGAATGCCTATCGCCGGGGCAAGTTTCTGGTTGCAGTCGGTGGCGCCGGTGGATATGCGCCTGGTGTTCCAGCGCATGCTCGCCCAGCAGGTCGTTATTGCGCCAGGGGAGTTGTTCAGCCTCTTAGGCTTGCATCACCAGCATATGCGCTTGAGTCATACGTTCAGCGGCCACCCCAATCTGGATATTGTCCTGAATGCGCTGGCTCAGGCGCTGCTCCAGGCACAGACCGATTAA
- the pgm gene encoding phosphoglucomutase (alpha-D-glucose-1,6-bisphosphate-dependent), whose amino-acid sequence MTISPFAGKPAPAQLLVDIPRLVTAYYTGQPDAAISTQRVAFGTSGHRGSSFELSFNEWHVLAISQAICLYREAQGITGPLFVGLDTHALSTPAGASALEVLAANGVHVMLAEGDEYTPTPAISHAIICYNRGRTSGLADGIVITPSHNPPQSGGYKYNPPNGGPADTHVTKWIEAKANELLANKLAGVKRITHAQALKADTTHRHDYLNSYVADLINVIDMDAIRSADLRLGVDPLGGAGVRYWSAIAEHYRLNLEVVNTEVDSTFRFMSVDWDGQIRMDPSSSYAMQSLIGLKERFDVAFACDPDHDRHGIVTPSGGLLAPNNYLAVSIDYLFQNRPDWRADAAVGKTVVSSGLIDRVAARIGRRLYEVPVGFKWFADGLFEGSLGFGGEESAGASFLRKDGTVWSTDKDGLIPALLAAEMTSRKGQDPSQIYRGLTDALGEPFAIRVDAKATPAQKALLGKLAPEQVTSTQLAGESIQQILSHAPGNNQAIGGLKVMTENGWFAARPSGTEDIYKIYAESFIGEEHLKQLVEEAQVLVDGAISQ is encoded by the coding sequence ATGACTATCAGTCCTTTTGCGGGCAAACCGGCGCCGGCTCAGTTGCTGGTGGATATCCCGCGACTGGTCACGGCCTATTACACCGGCCAGCCTGATGCAGCAATCTCTACCCAGCGTGTAGCCTTTGGCACCTCCGGGCACCGTGGCAGCTCGTTCGAGCTGAGCTTCAACGAATGGCATGTGCTTGCGATCAGCCAGGCGATCTGCCTGTACCGTGAAGCCCAAGGCATCACAGGGCCTTTATTTGTTGGCCTGGATACTCATGCATTGTCCACGCCGGCCGGTGCCAGTGCCCTGGAGGTGCTGGCTGCCAATGGCGTGCACGTCATGCTGGCTGAAGGCGATGAGTACACGCCGACTCCGGCGATCTCACACGCCATCATTTGCTACAACCGTGGTCGTACCAGCGGCCTGGCGGACGGCATTGTGATCACTCCGTCGCACAACCCGCCGCAAAGTGGTGGCTACAAGTACAACCCGCCCAATGGTGGCCCGGCCGATACCCACGTCACCAAGTGGATCGAAGCCAAAGCCAACGAACTGCTGGCCAACAAGCTCGCTGGGGTCAAGCGCATCACCCATGCCCAGGCGCTCAAGGCGGACACCACTCATCGCCATGACTACCTCAACAGCTATGTGGCCGACCTGATCAATGTGATCGATATGGATGCAATCCGTAGCGCTGATCTGCGCCTGGGCGTTGATCCATTGGGCGGGGCGGGGGTGCGCTACTGGTCGGCGATTGCCGAGCACTACCGCCTGAACCTGGAGGTGGTGAACACCGAAGTGGATTCCACCTTCCGCTTCATGAGCGTGGACTGGGATGGACAGATCCGCATGGACCCATCCTCCAGCTACGCCATGCAGAGCCTAATTGGTCTCAAGGAACGCTTCGACGTGGCGTTTGCGTGCGATCCGGACCACGACCGTCACGGTATCGTCACGCCCTCCGGCGGTCTGTTGGCGCCGAACAACTACCTGGCGGTGTCCATCGATTACCTGTTCCAGAACCGTCCGGACTGGCGAGCCGATGCGGCGGTGGGCAAAACCGTGGTCAGCAGTGGCCTGATCGATCGCGTGGCTGCACGTATTGGCCGGCGTCTGTATGAAGTGCCGGTGGGCTTCAAATGGTTTGCCGATGGCTTGTTCGAAGGCTCGTTGGGTTTTGGCGGCGAAGAAAGCGCCGGTGCTTCGTTCCTGCGTAAGGACGGCACGGTCTGGAGCACTGACAAGGACGGCCTGATCCCGGCCTTGCTCGCAGCGGAAATGACCTCGCGCAAGGGCCAGGATCCCAGCCAGATCTATCGTGGCCTGACCGATGCACTCGGCGAGCCGTTTGCCATTCGCGTGGATGCCAAGGCGACCCCGGCGCAGAAAGCCCTGCTGGGCAAGCTGGCGCCGGAGCAGGTGACGTCCACCCAATTGGCCGGCGAGAGCATTCAGCAGATCCTCAGCCATGCCCCGGGCAACAACCAGGCGATTGGCGGCTTGAAAGTCATGACTGAAAACGGCTGGTTTGCCGCACGGCCATCGGGTACCGAGGACATCTACAAGATCTACGCCGAGAGCTTTATCGGCGAAGAACACCTCAAGCAGCTGGTGGAAGAGGCGCAGGTGCTGGTAGACGGCGCAATTTCCCAGTAA
- a CDS encoding DUF1652 domain-containing protein has product MNKVGNMNKVTFPNACQLMRWHFHPMGFEGSMDAPGSMIARLFDRASGETLIAIAGIPCATVMNAADVERIIEAVEDELECFVPPLSLRA; this is encoded by the coding sequence ATGAACAAGGTGGGCAACATGAACAAAGTGACTTTTCCCAATGCGTGCCAGTTGATGCGCTGGCATTTTCATCCGATGGGTTTCGAGGGGAGTATGGACGCCCCCGGCAGCATGATCGCCCGCCTGTTCGACCGCGCCAGCGGTGAAACATTGATCGCCATCGCCGGCATACCTTGCGCCACAGTGATGAACGCCGCTGATGTGGAGCGCATTATCGAGGCCGTGGAGGATGAGCTGGAGTGTTTTGTGCCGCCGTTGTCGTTGCGGGCCTGA
- a CDS encoding LysR family transcriptional regulator, with product MNRNDLRRVDLNLLIVFETLMHERSVTRAAEKLFLGQPAISAALSRLRGLFDDPLFVRTGRSMEPTARAVEIFALLSPALDSISTAVSRAAEFDPATSTAVFRIGLSDDVEFALLPQLLKRLRSEAPGIVLVVRRVNYILMPSLLASGEISIGVSYTADLPANAKRKVLRRSLPKLLRADSVPGSLSLDDFCSRPHALVSFAGDLSGFIDEELEKLDRKRHVVLAVPQFNGLGTLLAGTDILATVPDYAAEALTAAGGLRAEDPPLPVRSFELHMAWRGSQDNDPGERWLRSRIQMFFGDPDSL from the coding sequence ATGAACCGTAACGACCTGCGTCGTGTCGACCTTAACCTCTTGATCGTATTCGAAACCTTGATGCATGAGCGCAGTGTGACCCGCGCCGCCGAGAAATTGTTCCTCGGCCAGCCGGCCATCAGCGCGGCCTTGTCGCGCTTACGCGGGTTGTTCGATGACCCGCTGTTTGTACGCACCGGGCGCAGCATGGAGCCCACGGCCCGTGCCGTGGAAATCTTCGCGCTGCTCTCCCCGGCCCTGGACTCGATTTCCACCGCCGTCAGCCGCGCCGCCGAATTCGACCCGGCCACCAGCACCGCCGTGTTCCGCATAGGCCTGTCCGATGACGTGGAATTTGCCCTGCTTCCGCAATTGCTCAAACGCCTGCGTTCCGAAGCCCCCGGCATTGTGCTGGTGGTACGCCGCGTCAATTACATCCTGATGCCCAGTCTGCTCGCCTCTGGTGAAATCTCCATCGGCGTCAGCTACACAGCCGACCTGCCGGCCAATGCCAAACGCAAGGTACTGCGGCGCAGCCTGCCAAAACTGCTGCGCGCCGACAGCGTGCCCGGCTCGCTGAGCCTGGACGACTTCTGCTCACGCCCCCATGCATTGGTGTCATTCGCCGGCGACCTGAGCGGGTTTATTGATGAAGAGCTGGAGAAACTCGACCGCAAACGCCACGTAGTACTGGCCGTGCCGCAGTTCAACGGGCTCGGCACCTTGCTGGCGGGCACCGACATTCTGGCCACCGTGCCGGATTATGCGGCTGAAGCGTTGACCGCGGCGGGAGGGTTGCGCGCCGAAGACCCGCCGCTGCCCGTGCGCTCGTTTGAGCTGCATATGGCATGGCGAGGGTCGCAGGATAATGATCCGGGGGAGCGGTGGTTGCGGTCGCGGATTCAGATGTTTTTCGGGGATCCGGATAGCCTCTAG
- a CDS encoding zinc-dependent alcohol dehydrogenase family protein: MSRTIRFHKFGPAEVLKCEEHAAAQPAPGEVQVRVEAIGISWYDILWRQNLASSHARLPSGLGHEMAGVVVALGDGVDDLAVGDKVASFPAESPNDYPVYGEQIVLPRSALTRYPDVLSPIEASVHYTPLLIAYFAYMDLARVKPGQFALVTDASHCSGPSFVQLGKALGVRVIAATKDSAEREYLLSLGAEKVIVTEEQDLLMQINKFTDNRGVDVVFDGLGGPQMSLLGDVLAPRGSLVLYGLQGGNQTPFPACAAFQKNIQFFVHCIGNFTGKPELGIIQDQVAVQRALREINQLTADRVLVPLKTTVFPFGKFVEAHRYMDECPCRERVALQVEAV; this comes from the coding sequence ATGTCCCGCACGATCCGTTTTCACAAGTTTGGTCCGGCCGAGGTGCTCAAATGCGAAGAGCATGCAGCCGCGCAGCCCGCACCGGGCGAAGTGCAGGTGCGTGTCGAGGCAATTGGCATCAGCTGGTACGACATTCTGTGGCGCCAGAACCTGGCGTCTTCCCATGCACGCCTGCCTTCGGGCCTTGGTCATGAAATGGCCGGCGTTGTTGTCGCCCTCGGTGACGGCGTGGATGACTTGGCAGTGGGCGACAAGGTGGCCAGTTTTCCGGCCGAGAGCCCCAATGATTACCCGGTGTACGGCGAGCAGATCGTCCTGCCCCGTTCGGCGCTGACCCGGTACCCGGATGTGTTGAGCCCGATTGAAGCCAGCGTGCACTACACGCCGTTGCTGATTGCCTACTTTGCCTACATGGATCTGGCGCGGGTCAAACCGGGGCAGTTTGCCTTGGTGACCGATGCCAGCCATTGTTCCGGCCCATCGTTTGTACAGCTGGGCAAGGCCTTGGGTGTGCGGGTGATTGCCGCTACCAAAGACAGTGCCGAGCGCGAATACCTGCTGTCCCTTGGAGCGGAAAAAGTCATCGTCACCGAAGAACAAGACCTGCTCATGCAGATCAACAAGTTCACCGATAATCGTGGCGTGGACGTGGTATTCGATGGCCTGGGTGGCCCGCAGATGTCGCTGCTCGGTGATGTGCTGGCACCGCGTGGCAGCCTGGTGCTGTATGGCCTGCAAGGCGGCAACCAGACGCCGTTCCCGGCCTGTGCGGCGTTCCAGAAGAACATTCAGTTCTTCGTGCACTGTATCGGCAACTTCACCGGCAAGCCGGAACTGGGCATCATCCAGGATCAGGTGGCAGTGCAGCGCGCCTTGCGTGAGATCAACCAACTGACGGCCGATCGGGTGCTGGTCCCACTGAAAACCACGGTGTTTCCGTTCGGTAAGTTCGTCGAAGCGCATCGATACATGGACGAATGCCCGTGTCGCGAGCGTGTGGCGTTGCAGGTTGAAGCTGTTTGA
- a CDS encoding phenylacetaldoxime dehydratase family protein, whose protein sequence is MESAIDTHLKCPRTLSRRVPEEYQPPFPMWVARADEQLHQVVMAYLGVQYQGDALREVALQAMRYIVGSFNQVDGPQNYDLTQHTDSSGFENLIVVGYWKDPAAHCRWLRSRQVNDWWSSPERLSEGLGYFREITAPRAEQFETLYAFQENLPGVGAVMEATSGEIEEHGYWGSMRDRFPISQTDWMKPTSELQVVAGDPAKGGRVVVLGHDNLTLIRSGQDWADAEAEERSLYLDEILPTLQDGMDFLRDNGQPLGCYSNRFVRNIDLDGNVLDLSYNIGHWRSVEKLERWAESHPTHLRIFVTFFRVAAGLKKLRLYHEVSVSDAKSQVFEYINCHAQTGMLRDALPPTA, encoded by the coding sequence ATGGAATCTGCAATCGACACACATCTCAAATGCCCACGCACCCTGTCCCGCCGCGTGCCCGAAGAGTATCAACCGCCGTTCCCGATGTGGGTGGCGCGCGCTGACGAGCAACTGCACCAAGTGGTGATGGCTTATCTGGGCGTGCAATATCAAGGCGATGCCCTGCGCGAGGTGGCCTTGCAGGCTATGCGCTACATCGTCGGCAGTTTCAACCAGGTCGACGGCCCGCAGAACTACGATTTGACTCAGCACACCGACAGCAGCGGCTTTGAGAATCTGATTGTGGTCGGGTACTGGAAAGACCCTGCCGCCCATTGCCGCTGGCTGCGTTCCCGCCAGGTGAATGACTGGTGGAGTTCGCCGGAGCGCCTGAGTGAAGGCCTGGGTTACTTCCGCGAAATCACCGCGCCGCGCGCCGAGCAGTTCGAGACGCTGTACGCCTTCCAGGAGAACCTGCCCGGTGTCGGCGCAGTCATGGAGGCCACCAGTGGCGAGATCGAAGAGCACGGCTACTGGGGCTCGATGCGCGACCGTTTCCCGATCTCCCAGACCGACTGGATGAAGCCCACGAGCGAGCTGCAAGTGGTCGCGGGCGACCCGGCCAAGGGCGGACGCGTCGTGGTGCTGGGGCACGACAACCTCACACTGATTCGTTCAGGCCAGGACTGGGCGGATGCCGAGGCAGAGGAGCGCTCGCTCTACCTCGACGAAATTTTACCGACGTTGCAGGACGGCATGGACTTCCTGCGTGACAACGGCCAACCGTTGGGCTGCTACAGCAACAGGTTCGTGCGCAATATCGACCTGGACGGCAACGTACTCGACCTGAGCTACAACATCGGTCACTGGCGCTCAGTGGAGAAACTCGAACGCTGGGCTGAATCCCACCCTACCCACTTGCGTATTTTCGTGACGTTCTTTCGCGTGGCCGCGGGCTTGAAGAAGTTGAGGCTGTACCACGAGGTGTCCGTGTCCGACGCCAAGAGCCAGGTCTTCGAGTACATCAACTGTCACGCGCAAACCGGCATGTTGCGCGACGCCCTGCCGCCCACCGCCTGA
- a CDS encoding UvrD-helicase domain-containing protein — translation MPQQKPDLPPELRPLAEMPLLKRLAARLFGHGLTRLRAQHRFSWLHGQADGFRNGHEAGVEYGYREGKADGLEEGRQVLLIRDFRPDEHRAPGVDDSLFDDWRLPLTADVKKRMKADVARLLPAHAQPSTAQWKMIFSDTPSTSVIAGAGAGKSTSLVLRILLLTHYLGFELSSMTVVTFTRESRKDFINKLMEILSLWGQPLDLKQAQAVVRTFHSRILPMVRSLPGFERLQAFENLSGGFEDADSNAFDLRISDAQRQHMNACYHRLQGHHARFRELIAPLARQGLQLKELERDHPDVQKRMAVTELAAKRDEELCDVIEDLWFRAGAWPIKGIEPSRQTFEINGAKFHCHGYIPQLDAWVVLGFDARENAGISRPNSKLSVRAEWAVKRTLFQAFCHKPLIWLDNYESSRRLLSSLAGEATAGPGFDYKVKGELASAPLLDSFVMAAGFIENLGLDVPTAVGQMSFAKDDPDRLFFEALSIFWKALEDHLLDQSPPIMTYNRMFSLFGENTPENLKLLSDPLLRPMSHLMIDEFQDVSPQIVSWIRAALREIRSRGPAMHVGRGAQRSSLLCVGDDWQSIYGWRGSSPKYFMEFNQEFVAPSTTRVMLGENYRSHQHIIDAAEHIVRTAPAIPGKKAKASGEPKALVPVTVLERDDAALGRRLLEHYQRGDTVLMLYRKSSDKLLIQENIQSVVNVDSSLPVHERRLKQLTYHSAKGLQADAVFLLGDCQHLTSSPYKNQVYRMAGLGKEGDSEPYDNAQKDEILRLAYVGITRAVSHCYWYVEKPEGQGVNVPRASERVDGKKAFFDDQR, via the coding sequence GTGCCGCAACAAAAGCCTGATCTGCCCCCTGAACTGCGCCCCTTGGCTGAAATGCCGTTATTGAAGCGGCTGGCCGCTCGCCTGTTCGGCCATGGTCTCACCCGTTTGCGCGCGCAGCATCGGTTTTCCTGGCTGCATGGCCAGGCCGACGGTTTTCGCAATGGGCATGAAGCCGGTGTGGAATATGGGTATCGCGAGGGCAAGGCCGATGGTCTTGAAGAGGGCCGGCAGGTCCTGTTGATTCGCGACTTTCGCCCTGATGAGCACCGAGCGCCCGGTGTGGATGACAGCCTGTTCGACGATTGGCGATTGCCGCTCACCGCCGATGTGAAGAAGCGCATGAAGGCGGATGTGGCGCGCCTGCTGCCAGCCCACGCGCAGCCGAGCACAGCGCAGTGGAAGATGATCTTCAGCGACACGCCCTCGACCTCGGTGATTGCGGGCGCCGGCGCAGGTAAATCGACCTCCCTGGTGTTGCGTATCTTGTTGCTCACCCATTACCTGGGTTTTGAGTTGAGTTCGATGACCGTGGTGACGTTCACCCGCGAGTCGCGCAAGGACTTCATCAACAAGCTCATGGAGATTCTGAGCCTGTGGGGCCAACCCCTTGACCTGAAACAAGCCCAGGCGGTGGTGCGTACGTTTCACTCGCGTATCCTGCCGATGGTGCGCAGCCTGCCGGGTTTTGAACGGCTGCAAGCCTTTGAAAACCTCAGTGGCGGCTTCGAAGACGCCGATAGCAATGCCTTCGATCTACGTATCAGTGATGCCCAGCGCCAGCATATGAACGCCTGTTATCACCGTTTGCAGGGGCATCATGCGCGTTTTCGCGAGTTGATTGCGCCGCTGGCTCGCCAGGGCCTGCAGCTCAAGGAGCTTGAGCGCGATCATCCGGACGTGCAAAAGCGCATGGCCGTGACCGAGTTGGCGGCCAAACGTGATGAAGAACTCTGCGACGTGATCGAGGACCTGTGGTTCCGCGCGGGCGCCTGGCCGATCAAAGGCATCGAACCCAGCCGTCAGACTTTTGAAATCAACGGTGCCAAGTTTCATTGCCACGGCTATATCCCGCAGTTGGATGCCTGGGTCGTATTGGGTTTCGATGCGCGGGAAAACGCGGGGATCAGCCGCCCAAACTCAAAACTATCGGTGCGCGCAGAGTGGGCGGTAAAGCGCACCCTGTTTCAAGCTTTCTGCCATAAGCCGTTGATATGGCTTGATAACTACGAGTCATCCAGGCGCCTTTTAAGCAGTCTGGCCGGCGAGGCCACGGCCGGGCCGGGCTTTGATTACAAGGTCAAGGGTGAACTCGCCTCGGCGCCGCTGCTGGACAGTTTTGTCATGGCTGCCGGGTTTATCGAGAACCTCGGGCTGGACGTACCGACGGCTGTGGGCCAGATGAGCTTCGCCAAGGACGACCCGGATCGGTTGTTCTTCGAGGCCTTGAGCATTTTCTGGAAGGCCCTGGAAGACCACCTGCTCGATCAATCACCGCCGATCATGACCTACAACCGAATGTTTTCCCTGTTTGGCGAAAATACCCCGGAGAACCTCAAGCTGCTCAGTGATCCCTTGCTGCGGCCGATGTCACACCTGATGATCGACGAATTCCAGGATGTATCGCCGCAGATTGTCTCGTGGATCCGTGCCGCGCTGCGGGAAATCCGCAGTCGCGGCCCGGCCATGCACGTCGGGCGTGGGGCGCAACGCTCATCCTTGCTGTGTGTCGGCGATGACTGGCAGTCGATTTATGGCTGGCGCGGCAGTTCGCCCAAGTACTTCATGGAATTCAACCAGGAATTTGTCGCACCGAGCACCACTCGCGTGATGCTGGGCGAGAACTACCGCAGCCACCAACACATCATCGACGCGGCCGAGCATATCGTGCGCACTGCACCGGCTATCCCCGGCAAGAAGGCCAAGGCCAGTGGCGAGCCCAAGGCATTGGTGCCGGTCACCGTGCTGGAGCGCGACGACGCGGCGCTCGGCCGGCGGTTGCTGGAGCATTACCAACGCGGGGATACGGTCTTGATGCTTTATCGAAAAAGCAGCGATAAGTTGCTGATTCAAGAGAATATTCAGTCTGTTGTTAATGTGGATTCTAGCTTGCCGGTCCACGAGCGCCGTCTGAAACAGCTCACTTACCACAGCGCCAAGGGCCTGCAGGCCGATGCAGTATTTCTGCTTGGGGACTGCCAGCATCTCACCAGCTCGCCCTACAAAAACCAGGTCTACCGCATGGCGGGCTTGGGCAAGGAAGGTGACAGCGAGCCGTACGACAATGCGCAAAAGGACGAAATACTACGACTGGCCTACGTCGGTATTACCCGAGCGGTCAGCCACTGCTACTGGTATGTGGAAAAGCCGGAGGGCCAGGGTGTAAACGTGCCCAGGGCTTCCGAGCGGGTGGATGGCAAGAAAGCGTTTTTCGACGATCAGCGCTGA
- a CDS encoding pirin family protein — MLELRPFNTLGGAHHGWLDAHHHFSFAEYHDPERMHWGNLRVWNDDIIAPGSGFPQHPHRDMEIITYVREGAISHADNLGNKGRTEAGDVQVMSAGTGIAHSEYNLEATPTKIFQIWIIPNEAGLPPSWGAKPFPQGNREGFVTLASGKAGDSESLRIRADARLVAANLKVGESAEYRLDNGRRAYLVPATGVIEVNGLRAQARDGVAVEDEQVLRVTAIEDSEIVLVDLA; from the coding sequence ATGCTTGAACTTCGACCTTTCAACACCCTCGGCGGTGCCCATCATGGCTGGCTCGACGCCCATCACCACTTTTCATTCGCCGAATACCACGACCCCGAGCGTATGCACTGGGGCAATTTGCGGGTTTGGAACGACGACATCATCGCGCCTGGCAGCGGTTTCCCCCAGCACCCGCACCGCGACATGGAAATCATCACCTACGTACGCGAAGGCGCAATCAGCCATGCCGATAACCTGGGCAACAAAGGCCGCACCGAGGCGGGCGATGTACAGGTGATGAGTGCTGGTACCGGGATCGCCCACAGCGAGTACAACCTGGAAGCCACCCCCACCAAGATCTTCCAGATCTGGATCATCCCCAATGAGGCCGGCTTACCACCGTCCTGGGGTGCCAAGCCGTTTCCGCAAGGTAATCGTGAAGGCTTTGTGACGCTGGCCAGCGGCAAGGCTGGCGACAGTGAAAGCCTGCGCATTCGTGCCGATGCACGCTTGGTGGCGGCGAACCTGAAAGTTGGGGAAAGCGCCGAATACAGGCTGGACAACGGACGCCGGGCGTACCTGGTGCCGGCAACCGGCGTAATTGAAGTCAATGGTTTGCGCGCACAGGCGCGAGACGGCGTGGCCGTTGAGGATGAGCAAGTATTGCGGGTGACGGCGATCGAGGACAGCGAGATCGTGCTGGTCGACCTGGCCTGA
- a CDS encoding helix-turn-helix domain-containing protein: MNPNTQYSTLAVPATRRFDYWKEVVCRHCLAADSKPLSQSRFDGSLSLNTVGALDICTLSSPLHYWERSEQHLRSDPAEDLWLGFARKGHGQIEQGSRKANLATGNLFLYDATQAFRFSLGGTENHLIRIPRALLTERLPRIAEYTAMVLDDRRPGVVPLREMLHQAASTPASLQDERISNRYSSAVLDLLVISLELQDLKTSHQEMDLYGRIMQYIQRHLTEPDLSIEAIAKAHNVSTRTVTRAFARYQKTPVAEIWKERLNASREAIERGQVRSVSEAALDFGFSDFSHFSHAFRKAFGVAPNTLLRRD; the protein is encoded by the coding sequence ATGAACCCGAACACTCAGTATTCGACCCTTGCCGTCCCTGCAACACGTCGGTTTGATTATTGGAAAGAAGTGGTCTGTCGCCATTGCCTGGCGGCCGACAGCAAACCCTTGTCCCAGAGCCGCTTTGATGGCTCGCTCTCCCTTAACACAGTCGGCGCGCTGGACATCTGTACGCTGTCTTCACCGTTGCATTACTGGGAGCGTTCCGAGCAGCACCTGCGCAGCGATCCGGCCGAAGATCTATGGTTGGGTTTCGCTCGAAAGGGTCATGGGCAAATCGAACAAGGCTCAAGAAAAGCCAACCTGGCAACGGGCAATTTGTTTCTTTATGACGCAACCCAGGCGTTTCGCTTCAGCCTGGGTGGTACCGAAAACCACTTGATCCGTATTCCGAGAGCGTTGCTCACCGAGCGCCTGCCACGTATTGCCGAATACACCGCGATGGTCCTCGACGACCGGCGTCCTGGTGTAGTGCCCTTGCGCGAAATGCTGCACCAGGCCGCAAGCACGCCCGCGTCGCTGCAGGATGAGCGCATCTCGAATCGTTACTCAAGTGCTGTGCTTGATCTGCTTGTGATCAGCCTGGAACTGCAGGACCTGAAAACAAGCCATCAGGAAATGGACCTCTACGGCCGTATCATGCAGTACATCCAACGCCACTTGACCGAGCCGGACCTGTCGATCGAAGCCATCGCCAAAGCACACAATGTGTCCACCCGCACCGTTACACGGGCCTTCGCACGCTACCAGAAAACCCCCGTTGCAGAGATCTGGAAAGAGCGCCTGAATGCCAGTCGAGAAGCGATCGAGCGTGGCCAGGTACGCAGTGTGTCCGAGGCGGCGCTGGACTTTGGGTTTTCTGATTTCTCGCATTTCAGCCATGCGTTTCGCAAGGCGTTTGGTGTGGCGCCGAATACGCTTTTGCGCCGCGATTGA